The following proteins are encoded in a genomic region of Takifugu rubripes chromosome 21, fTakRub1.2, whole genome shotgun sequence:
- the neff1 gene encoding low molecular weight neuronal intermediate filament, whose translation MSYSSEMYSSSSYRKIFGDAPRTGRAGLGGSSPSRLQSAGYRSSHRSYGSPSMVSSTTYRRTAAPGRVFSSSSPMQDSMMDLTQSTAITNELKIVRTNEKEQLQGLNDRFASFIEKVHNLEQQNKVLEAEVTVLRQRNNEPSRLHELYEQEIRELRARVEELTHEKSQMHVDCVQLNDTLERLREKLEEESRLREEAENTLKGYRKDVDDATLTRLELEKKVESLLDEIAFLRKVHEEELQELQSSLQASQVSVEMDMSKPDLAAALKDIRSQYENLSARNQAQAEEWYRSKFVSVTEVAARNQDAIKHSKEELSEYRRQVQARTLEIEALRGHNEALERQIAEMEDRHNSELGDMQDTIQQLEAALRSTKGEMSRHLREYQDLLNVKMALDIEIAAYRKLLEGEECRLSAVGGATVQSGYPGFSYMSSRSYTLGAYRRSAAKPEKEEEEEAEEGEEEEEEEEGEEGEEGDDQEQDEGAEEEEEEEEEEEKEKEKPNEKKPEEKKEEKKEEKKESPAGKNSKS comes from the exons ATGAGTTACTCCAGTGAGAtgtacagcagcagctcttatcggaagatctttggagatgcacCCCGGACCGGTCGCGCGGGTCTGGGCGGCAGCAGCCCGTCCCGCCTGCAGTCTGCGGGCTACCGCAGCAGTCATCGCAGCTATGGTTCACCTTCCATGGTGTCCTCCACAACCTACCGGAGGACAGCGGCACCCGGCCGCgtcttctcctcatcttccccCATGCAGGACTCCATGATGGACCTGACCCAGTCCACCGCCATCACCAACGAACTCAAAATCGTCCGCACCAACgaaaaggagcagctgcagggcctgaACGACCGCTTCGCGTCCTTCATCGAGAAGGTGCacaacctggagcagcagaacaaagtTCTGGAGGCGGAGGTCACCGTGCTGCGCCAGCGCAACAACGAGCCCTCGCGCCTGCACGAGCTCTACGAGCAGGAGATCCGCGAGCTGCGGGCGCGCGTGGAGGAGCTGACGCACGAGAAGAGCCAAATGCACGTGGACTGCGTGCAGCTGAACGACACGCTGGAGCGGCTGcgggagaagctggaggaggagagccggctgcgggaggaggcggagaaCACCCTGAAGGGCTACCGGAAGGACGTGGACGACGCCACTCTGACgcgcctggagctggagaagaaagtGGAGTCGCTGCTGGATGAGATCGCCTTCCTCAGAAAAGTGCAcgaggaggagctacaggagctgcagtcgTCTCTGCAGGCCTCGCAG GTGTCTGTGGagatggacatgagcaaacctGATCTGGCCGCCGCCCTGAAGGACATCAGGTCCCAGTACGAGAACCTGTCAGCCAGGAACCAGGCTCAGGCTGAGGAGTGGTACCGCTCCAAGTTCGTCAGCGTGACCGAGGTGGCCGCCCGCAACCAGGACGCAATCAAGCATTCTAAAGAGGAGCTGAGCGAGTACCGCAGGCAAGTCCAAGCCCGCACCCTGGAGATCGAGGCCCTCAGGGGCCACAACGAGGCCCTGGAGCGGCAAATTGCAGAGATGGAGGATCGCCACAACAGTGAGCTGGGAGACATGCAG gacacCATCCAGCAGCTTGAGGCCGCCCTGCGCAGCACTAAAGGAGAAATGTCACGTCACCTGCGTGAATACCAGGATCTGCTGAATGTCAAGATGGCGCTGGACATCGAGATCGCTGCCTACAG GAAGCTACTGGAAGGTGAGGAGTGTCGCCTCAGCGCCGTGGGCGGAGCTACGGTCCAGTCTGGCTATCCTGGCTTTTCCTACATGTCGTCCCGTAGCTACACCCTGGGGGCCTATAGGAGGTCTGCAGCCAAGcctgagaaggaggaagaagaggaggccgaagaaggtgaggaggaagaggaggaggaagaaggtgaagagggagaggagggagatgaccaggagcaggatgagggagcggaagaggaggaggaggaggaagaagaagaggagaaagagaaggagaagcccAATGAGAAGAagccagaggagaagaaggaggagaagaaggaagagaagaaggagagccCCGCTGGCAAGAACAGCAAGAGCTAA
- the cds2 gene encoding phosphatidate cytidylyltransferase 2, with the protein MTELRHRGKDADLTSQQQPSEDKGSDGELRGEKDGMSDTESKVDSGVPEVPVPPDDTPEVLNKALSGLSSRWKNWWVRGILTLAMIFFFFFIVYLGPIVLMVIVLCVQIKCFQEIITIGYSVYHSYDLPWFRTLSWYFLLCVNYFFYGETVTDYFFTLVQREEPLRILSRYHRFISFALYVIGFCMFVLSLVKKHYRLQFYMFGWTHVTLLIVVTQSHLIIHNLFEGMIWFIVPISCVICNDIMAYMFGFFFGRTPLIKLSPKKTWEGFIGGFFSTIVFGILLSYVMASYRYFVCPVEFNNDSNSFQVDCEPSELFQLQEYVLPSILESATGWTTVRLYPFQIHSIALSSFASIVGPFGGFFASGFKRAFKIKDFANTIPGHGGIMDRFDCQYLMATFVNVYIASFIRGPNPTKVIQQLLALRFDQQLHIFNSLKAHLTEKGLLPAAEVAA; encoded by the exons ATGACGGAGCTTAGGCACCGGGGGAAAGACGCCGACCTAACGTCACAGCAACAGCCGTCGGAGGACAAG GGCTCCGACGGTGAGCTGAGGGGGGAGAAGGATGGAATGTCGGACACCGAGTCCAAGGTGGATTCAGGAGTCCCAGAGGTGCCGGTGCCCCCTGACGACACCCCTGAGGTTCTGAACAAGGCCCTGTCTGGACTCTCATCACG GTGGAAGAACTGGTGGGTCCGAGGAATCCTCACACTAGCAatgatcttcttcttcttcttcatcgtcTACCTGGGTCCAATAGTGCTGATGGTAATT gTCCTCTGTGTTCAGATCAAGTGCTTCCAGGAAATCATCACCATTGGCTACAGCGTTTACCACTCCTATGATCTGCCCTGGTTCAGGACGTTGAGCTG GTACTTTCTTCTTTGTGTCAACTACTTCTTCTATGGTGAGACGGTGACGGACTACTTCTTTACGCTGGTGCAGAGGGAGGAGCCTCTCCGTATCCTGAGCAGATACCACCGCTTCATTTCCTTTGCCCTCTATGTCATAG GTTTCTGCATGTTTGTCCTGAGTCTGGTGAAGAAACACTACCGCCTCCAGTTCTACATG TTTGGGTGGACCCACGTGACTCTGCTGATCGTGGTCACTCAGTCTCACCTCATCATCCATAACCTGTTTGAGGGGATGATCTG GTTCATCGTTCCGATTTCCTGTGTGATCTGTAATGACATCATGGCCTACATGTTTGGGTTCTTCTTTGGCCGCACTCCTCTCATCAAG CTGTCTCCTAAGAAGACCTGGGAGGGGTTTATAGGTGGATTCTTCTCCACCATTGTGTTTGGAATTTTG CTCTCTTACGTCATGGCCAGTTATCGCTACTTCGTGTGCCCGGTAGAATTCAACAACGACTCCAACAGCTTCCAGGTGGACTGTGAGCCATCGGAGCTTTTCCAGCTCCAGGAATACGTCCTGCCCAGCATCCTGGAGAGTGCCACTGGATGG ACCACGGTACGGCTGTATCCTTTCCAGATCCACAGCATCGCTCTCTCCAGCTTCGCCTCCATCGTGGGTCCGTTTGGTGGCTTCTTCGCCAGCGGCTTCAAGAGAGCTTTCAAGATTAAG GATTTTGCCAACACGATCCCGGGTCATGGAGGCATCATGGACAGGTTTGACTGTCAGTACCTCATGGCCACCTTTGTAAATGTCTACATTGCTAGTTTCATCAG gggCCCCAACCCCACCAAAGtgatccagcagctcctggccCTCCGCTTCGATCAGCAGCTCCACATCTTTAACTCTCTAAAGGCTCACCTGACTGAGAAGGGCCTGCTGCCCGCGGCCGAGGTGGCCGCCTAG